The genomic DNA GGCGAGGAAGTCCCTCTTCGACCGCTCCACATAGTCCGTGGAGTGGGCTGCCGCAATGATGTAGATCTGCAGGCACAGCAGGATGAGCAGGCAGATCACATACTAGCATGGAggacaaagaaaaaatcaaatgagTTCTGTAGAGGCCCTCGCGACTTTCCACTTACGCTCCAAACGAGTCCGAGGGAAATCCGAGCCGAGGCGAAGCAGCCCAGAAACGAGGTCAACACGACAAAGGTGCCCACGAAGATCTGGACAACGATGGCGATGTGCTCGAAGGTGCCCGGCGTGGAGCTGTTCAACTCGAACACGGACAGGGCAATCAGAGTCACGCCAATCAGCTGCCAACGAAATTGCATAGACTTAATTGATTAAAGCCACCGATGATAACATGTCCCCCATACGCACCGAAAGCAGCACATTGAGTATGATGAGAATGGTTTTGAGGAACGATGTGCGGCAGGCCATGTTGCCAATCAATAATCCCTATAATTAACAGCTGCGTTATCCTTGCTTCCCGCTGCGCAGTTAGCCCGATGCGGAGTCCTCGATGAATACCGCCAGCCCTGTTGCCATCAACGCTGACGTGCGACTGAGCGCAGCGCTTTCCATTTGAAATGTGGCGCCCCCAAAAGCGCCAGTTAGTAGGTGCAGCCACTCGACGGCAATCAACTATTCCGCGGCGGTCGCGATGCTGCACTTGAAAAAATACTACCTACTCAAAGTGAATGTTAGACCAACAAGcaagtatattttattttatctaatTCTTTTCAGAGCAGTTTGGAAATaataagaaacttaaaaaacatacGTGTTGATcacataacttttcttactcTCTGATTGTGTATTTTGGTTTCTTAAAGATATTCGAAACGTATGAACCAACATCTAACAATTTGTATGTgtttcttttatcaatatcattttaataataaagttGCATAactttaatacttttaaaactttttaagatCTGATTATATCACCAAATCCTTTTCTGCTAAGTGTATTTATATCAGTCTTGCGACTTCTTTATGTGGCGGTGCCGTCGATTTTTGTGGGTGGTATGATGTCACAGCACGGAAAGCTTTCATCGTGTTTCCTTTGTAAACGGAATTGGAAGGGGCCAACATACACAAACTTTCATTCAGCTAAGTGCGCAGCAGAAAGTGGGACATGAAAGGACGCCTATGAAGGATTAATAGGCAGCACATTTATTCTACACATTACGTGACGAGCAACAAGTTGTCTGGCCCTGAAacacgaaaaacaaaaagtttcgGCCATTAAAAGCTCGTCGGGACTATGCGTCGTATGCTTAATATTTCCATCGCGctgaacaaacaaacaaaccgtCAAGCGGCGAATCATGTGAAAACAAACATGGCGCTCATTTATTATGATACTTATAATGTGTAATTGAACTATAAATATGTACTTTAATTACAGGTAAGTTAAAGGTATGAGTGAATAATTTATAACTGCCCATTATTTTGGTTATGAAATGTCGAAGCGAGATTTACCAGCGGAACCCCAATTTCAGTAGTATGTACTATGGGTTCAGGTTGAACGTCCTACTGTCCTAAAACTCCATGCGTCGCTGCTTGTTCTTAAAACTAATTGCCAGAAACACGGCCAAGGCGAAGCAAAGCAACTGAAATGAAACGAAGATGGGTACAATGTATTGGAGCTcaaagggggagggggaggggagggggaggggcaGGAAAACCCACCTCGAAGGCCACTAGCACCCATGACACTATGATGAAGCGCTGCTTGTCAGCCTCATAGAAGCTCTGCAGCTTCTCGATGCACCCCTCCACGTACAGATGATCGGGCGCCTGCTGCAGATCGGCGTAGCAGCTGGGCGGGATCAGCTGGCTGAGGTGGACGTAGTCCTGGGCGCTGCTCTTGCCGCAGCACTCGTGCTTCTGCTGCAGTGCATCCATGTTGTTCGCCTGCCAGGCCACCTCCACCATCTCCTGGCCGCTCTTCACGTCGTACTGGTGGAGGAACAGGCAGGTGCTCACGATCTGCGGGATGGCCAGGATCAGCAGGAACAAGGCACTCTGCGGTTTGGCGGATTAGCATTGTctttctaatttaatttcagctTTCATTTCCTTACCGTCGCTGTCAGTGCCACCGATTCCCGGATGGCCGCGAAGATCCCAAGCAAGGCGAACAGAAGGATGACCGAGCACGCTATGTAGGCGGCAATGACGAATTCTTCGGTCTCCGTGTCCGCATTATAAGCTATCCAGCCTATAGCCCCAGTCCGCCAGaagctaaaatataaaacagtgGAACTTCATTAGGTTGAATTTATTGGAACCGAAGGAGTGTAAGAGATATATAACAGTGGAACTTCATTAGGATGAATTTATTGAAACCGATGGAATGTAAGAGATATATAACTGGATTTCCTGGAGTAAATCGTTAAATCGAATAAACTTtacttttcttgtttttaactGAAAAGCTTGTAAACATTAGGTTGCACTCAATTTGTCAACTTCAAATGATGATATGTACGAATCCTTGCTCCttccttttttaatattttcaaatgttttgcTTATTGTTTGATATTATGGAAGATCGACTGTACCATATGATATGAATGCAGTTGCAATTACAAGGGCAATTGCCATTCATTTGTGTGACAATTAACAGCCGCAGTTGAGTGCATCACATAATTTATCGTTTGGGGAAGTTCGCCTGACTGAGCTGTGATAATGTAATGAATCTTCCTCCGCTTCCCCAAAATTTCCTTTCCCGCTCGTTGGGGGTTGATGAAACACCCTTGCTCGTTTCGTGTCCCAGTTTCGGGTCCTCCCTTCCCGGGCTAAAGTAATTCGATTTCGCTATATGGGTCAGAGTGTAAACCAGAGTGCGAATATTGGTCGAGGGTACGTGGGCATGACATCATCCTGCGGGCGCGGAAATTGGAGCAATTGAAGGCTCTGGCGAAAGCAGTAGGGACAGCAGGGAATAGGCCAAGTTGTAAACATGATTGTCATGGCAACCAGAAAGCCAGACGGGCGGCATTCGTGGGTGGATACCGAAGGGGGCAGAGGAGGGCGCAATTGGCCACCTTGGACGTGGCCGTCTATCTCAGGTGGGCACGAACCGGACAAATGACAGACGTCGCTTAAAAATACACACCAAAGAAACGCAAAGCAACCCAGCCAAATGgacattttcaaaaacattctCTTTTGTGACTTTTGTGTGCTCCTCAAGTGTATTTGGTAtagaatatttcaaaaataattcatttgtGGAGGCTCTTCTGAAGTGCGTTTACTTGTGCACCCGTTCCACATGACATCATGCCAATTTTCTTACACAAAACGtggatatatatacatacggAATATTCGATGCGATCGAGGTAATTAGTAGTCCAAGTATGAGATGACTTACCCCTAAAATGGCATTCAGAACGATGGAGGTGATCTTAACGCTGGTCGTGGCACAGCCCATGCTTGTGGACCTGAAAAACATGTTCCGAATGCACCAAGTTAAATGTGATCCATAAACACTCCACCATTTCTCAAATAAAAGTCTGTTAACCTTTTGACTTCTCTCGCCGCACACGATTAAAGTacgcttttgtttgtttattttcgtttCTGGATTTGAATTTACAACCAAATGGATTTCCGTTCAGTGTTTGCCTGGGATATCCGCTCTCGAAACTGAACTTTTGGGTCTGGCACGTTCTACGTTCGCTGGCGAACTGAAAGCGGgaaaagtttttgttgttctctTTTCCCATGCgctgtgtttttgtgttttttccaCTGCTTCGCCCACAgtcaaaataaaacagaaagaGCACAGTCGCACTCTCGAAAGAGAGCTCTGCACTTGGGTCCGCTCTCCAAGCCATGACGTCACATCGAACGGTATTTTGTTTGGTGGAGTTTTGTGCTCTTAGCTATGTATGATAACTTCAAAAACTCAATTCAACAAACTTGTGTAGAAAACTGTTGTTGATTCTCGCTATATTTTCAACAATATTTTCTCAATTATATGTATCTACAAAGTTTTGCGGTTTTTGGGCGTTATactatcaaaaatatattatatattttttatttttcatcttcccgttaaatactttttaacaATTACGATACTATTAAACAGTTTACTCCGCAAGTAACTGAGCCTTAAACAAATATTGGGATCTTGAAAGCGAGCACAATAATCCGAACGCAATGAAGCGTTCCTCACAAGCCGATTTGAcatatgttattaaaatgtcaaattttGTAAACTTAAGATCATATTTACACAGTAAATCTACatcagtttcagttttttaacATCTTTTCGGACTTAATGAAGatctgcattttaattttcaggATATAATTGGTTATAAGTAAACATCAAGTTCAAAAACTCCGATAAAATGTTCACAaaattttcacaatttaataaaactcaaaCAAATACGAGAAGTCatcaaaagaagaaatattacacacaaaatcataaaatttttagtgtaaaaaaaaattacttacttaaaataataacaatatgtGATGATCTTTTTACACAAACCTTAACAAGGTTCTTGGGAATGTACTTATTTTAAAGTCTGGTTTCAAACCagaatattttagttttaggtcTGGTGTTAGTCAAGCATAGGAAGTGTTTAAAGTGTACATCTAAAAaccaacattttttataaatcttatGTTCTCTTAAAAATCTTTTCCAATTAAGTAAgcttgaattttgttttgagtaGGGCTGAAATGGTTGTCCTTGGCTTAAGATATCTGAAACTGTAAGGTTACTGTTGCCTTCGCATCTTGACATCATGACGTCAATTTGTCAATAAGTCAATGACTGCCCATACAATCCTCAATCTGGAGTCGCGCTCTCTCCCGCTGCTTGTCGCCCTTCCTCGGCTTGTAAAAGCGTTTTGTTTTCCAGTTTGTTTATGGCTGTTATGTCTGGGGTCGAGCAATCCACTCATTTCGACCCGGAATCCCCAACTGCTCCCACACAGGCAcccatatacacacacacacatgcttATATACCGACATATACCGATGAATATAGCAAGAAGGCGTCATTTCGGGCTTAATTATGTTTGGCTCTTTGGTTTGCTTTTTAT from Drosophila gunungcola strain Sukarami chromosome 2R unlocalized genomic scaffold, Dgunungcola_SK_2 000012F, whole genome shotgun sequence includes the following:
- the LOC128255940 gene encoding protein late bloomer; the encoded protein is MACRTSFLKTILIILNVLLSLIGVTLIALSVFELNSSTPGTFEHIAIVVQIFVGTFVVLTSFLGCFASARISLGLVWSYVICLLILLCLQIYIIAAAHSTDYVERSKRDFLAIWSDPRANVERISFIQQKYSCCGELGSHDYILMGRGIPSTCYKAFLRHGDFLFTEGCLRAVQAHATDNVVIGLIIKWLLLLVEFAALGAATHLGITVRNKLRRERF
- the LOC128255950 gene encoding protein late bloomer — translated: MGCATTSVKITSIVLNAILGFWRTGAIGWIAYNADTETEEFVIAAYIACSVILLFALLGIFAAIRESVALTATSALFLLILAIPQIVSTCLFLHQYDVKSGQEMVEVAWQANNMDALQQKHECCGKSSAQDYVHLSQLIPPSCYADLQQAPDHLYVEGCIEKLQSFYEADKQRFIIVSWVLVAFELLCFALAVFLAISFKNKQRRMEF